Below is a window of Entelurus aequoreus isolate RoL-2023_Sb linkage group LG07, RoL_Eaeq_v1.1, whole genome shotgun sequence DNA.
GTCAGCTATAGGATCACAAACATACCTGCTGCCTGTGCTGCTCCTATGAGGTTAGGCCATGGTGGTCGCTGCGACGAAGGTACCCACGGTCCACCGATGGTTGTCGCAAGAAGTGAATCACTGCAGCACCACCCAGCCCACTCTCCTCAGTCCTCAGCTAATGCGAAGAaagcgagcgagagagagagagagagagagaggagagagcgagcgagagagaggagagagagagagagagagagagagagagagagagagagagagagagagagagagagagagagagagagagagagagagagagagagagacgcccCCCACAGAAGGCTCCATCCACGAGTCTATACCTCCCTTCCCTATCTCTACAGCCGAATAAGCACGACTGCTGAGTGCTGACCTTAGTACCCGCAGCCTCCATGTCGCTTACGCAACATTCACCATGCAGGCACAAACGTGGTGACGGGTTGGGTAGAAGCAGCATTTTGGTGCATGGAAGTTTCAAGAGGTTGCAGGTATATCAATATCAAATCATATGCCTACTTTGCCAGAGGACATCAAGGTGGAATATGAGCTGGCCTCCATCACACCGAGTCCTCATGCTGCACCGTGGAGCGGTGCCCActcttaaccccccccccccccgccccccgcctaCTTGCCTTTTGAGGTGCAATAATAACACTCCTGCTTGAACATGCTGCTGTAGGAACAAATGCACACtgaaaaaagtgacattttgGTGCTGTAAACTCTATTAGAGTAACTGTCATAATGTTTACCTAACATTTTTAACATTCAGTAAGAACTAgagttttttaagtaaaattaaacCTTTTAATTAACGTAATACATGAATTATGGGGGAAGAGTAAGTTTTACTTATGTTTCCTCGTACTATTTAAATGTTTAATAGTTGTACGTACATAAACctaaaaatgttacataaaatttACTCTGAAAATCTAGTGTTTTGAAACGCATGCACGACGACGCATGCGCACAGCACAACAGCCTCTGGCCGACTGGCTCTGCTCAGACTTCACAGAGCACTGCAAGGTGTAGCGCGCGCAAGTCATTCCACAGGTAAGTTATTACGTTCTGTTTTAAATTTGTGATAATATACGTCTGCATGTAGTTTGACGCAAGATATGTAACTGCTCataagttaattaagttaagttaagtaagtaagtaagttaagtaaaaaagttagcataacgcTGTAGCGTTATGCCAACTTttgtgtacatacaaatacatacatatttgtatacaaatacatacacatgtatacattggTCCGTGCTGGCCTGTAGTGGGAGGGCTGCAGTTTTTCCTGATAAAAACTAAAGTTAACTAATATAAAGTTAGGATATTAAAAAACAACCAACCTAACGGTATAACTTTTATCAACTGACGTCAACATAGTAGAACATGGTATTGTTCTCTGTAAAACTTTTGGCGGTGACACTgaagtaacgttaacgttagtgaATTAATGTTAATTAATGTGCATTGTGAATGAGGGGGCGATACTGCTGAATGTTTGGGAGAAATGCCCCAGAATAGgtttttaaaacacacatttactgACAGAAGCGCCAGAGGTCTTTGAGAGCATCAGCTtgcaatgggtgagggccgacatccgggcaactgagccacatacgggttcttcgagccatagcaaccagactggcgttgaaaacaaaccgttgccattactctttaacctgtcgacctacgctggttaaacccgtcattctgcctccaaaatgccgaaaaactgtgttgtttttggttgtgctaaccacaactggaaacagggaaaacaaaggttgtattttgttctgccaaagcgtgataaaagcccacagagacgagacaaatggctcgcagccgaagtcggggccggtggcaacaagagccgcctcacgctgtctatgtcggtcgagttccgcgactacttgggggacttcatcgaacactacgcccagttgggtcccagcaacccgggcatggtgcaggatgagccgcggcgggccctgaaaagcgagttcctagtgcgggagaatcggaagtactacatggacctgaaagagaaccagcggggacggttcttgaggatccggcagaccgtgaacagggggcccggcttggggtcagaccatcgcgctcccggcgcagggacttatcgagttccgcgacgctttggccaaacttattgacgattacggcgtggacgaggagcccgcggagctgccggagggctcgtccatgactgtggacaacaagcgcttcttcttcgacgtgggctccaacaagtacggcgtgtttacacaaagttgttgataacttccgcgtctctttcttagtagcgcgcaggctaagcaaactaacaagctaagctaagcctgagaagctttaaagttcactgagacgagtctgacgcaaataataaattttcgttttttcacacgatatgcgaataagtaaaaatgcgtaaatgaaggatttaacgcagacttccaagccacaacgctcgttaaatgctttttctgtcaatgctgtgttcgctgtgagctggtttgttttcaacgaattcccggttgctaggggattggtaggcggaagtgacgtaggtccgccctcacccattataCAAAGAGACTTCGCTGGcagttttctttcttttctttttttttgacaagAAGCTAGTTATCAGTGTGAAGCCCACAGCAACATGTTTTTGTAATTCAATGAAAGAATGGATTGTTCATTACAACTTCTACTCGCAAATAAATCTGTCAtgtgttaattgttttatttagctagacaaaacaaaatgttcattaatgtttatgATGTAGTTTATttcttattaaaatatttttaagaaaGCAAATCAGAACAGAACATTATTCTCATAATTCAGGCAAGTAGAAAATAATGTATGCATTATATTGCTTTGTTATTTTCCCTTATTCATCCATCATAATGTAATATTAAAATTGTGGCTGACTATTTTAGACCATTGTTTTAATACCACAAATTGCGTCTCTTCCTTTTCAGGGTGCCCTTTGGAGGAGCCAGTGGACTTTGTGGACAGTTGGAGTTGAGGGCTAGGGAGAGGAGGTCGAGGAGAAATTCATCAGGGAGAAAGAGTAGACCTCTTGTGGTATGAGATGGTCGTGCAAACGATGCAATTTTAGGTAATGAAAACGTTTAGAGCTTATAAAACATTATAGATTGAAGCATCCACACAGTAGTCAAGGCCGATCACTACCCTGCTTGTACTCAGATTGTCCTTGTTTATTTAAAAGTTGGGGGGCACTTCATGCACATTTGTCTAGAAATCATACACAGACTCAGCAGTTAGGGCAGATAGTTTCATTTTTGTGTCTTGTATGTAATTCATGTAGTTTTAACACAGAGAAACAATATTTTGAACACCTTGGGACTCATCTGAAAAAGCACGAAACTGTtaattgtgtttttaaagatTGTGACTACAGTACGAATATATATTCAACTTTTGCTTCACATAAAAGTAGGAAGCACAATCCTCACTGCATTGAAGATTTTAAAAATACTGTATTCcagacacatttaagtcaggcaAGTGAGGTAACAGAGGGTAGTAGTTTGATTGAAAGTGAAGTTACTGCTGATGAAACATTTGTCCAAGAGGGTGAAGATTTAGTCCAGGCTATTGTTGATGAGCTTGGTTCCTTATTGCGTAAACTAGACTGTATATTCAATGTGCCTAGAAGATGTATAGATGAGATTGTAGAGGAGCTTCAATTTATTACTTGTTCAGCATCTGCACCTGTTATTAAAAATATTGTCCATAGTACATTACAAAACCATAACTGCACTGTTGAAGAAGTGGTGATCACAGATTTAGTAAAAAGCCTTTGCCAGTTAAATCCTCTTAGTGTAGCCTTTAGTGGAGAAGGCCCTCTTGGCACGGCATACAAGAGAAATAGTTATTTAAAAGAACATTTCTCTATTGTTGAATCTGTTGATTATATACTAGATGCGAAAGAAGGAAAGACCTTTCAGTATATACCTATTTTGCAATCCTTGTCACAAGTTCTGAAAAATAGTGACATCCAGGAGAAGGTTTTGAAAAGTGTAAGACATTGTAGTTCTTCATGTCAGTACACTAGTTTTCATGATGGTACCCACTTCAAGGAAAACACATTTCTTTGTGGAGAAGAGTTAAGGCTTTCACTCCTACTTTACTGTGATAACTTTGAAATATGCAATCCATTAGGAACATCTCGTAAGAAGCACAAGGTAACAGGTGTTTGCTGATATTCCGTCTGTATTGAGGTCTACATTATCATCTATTTACTTATCTGTTTTGTGCAAGGCAGACGACATTAAGAAATTTGGTCCATTGTTAAGTGATTTGAAAAGACCTGAAGAAGATGGTCTTTTTGTGCCCTGTTTAGGAAAAATAATAAAGGGCACTGTTTTTTCTGTGATTGCCGATAACCTAACAATTTGCTTTATTGAGCTGTAAcaataattaatgaattaattttcttttcaaacatgtacatctatataaaaataatattgatgtaCTTGTGAATATTTTGTCCATTCAGATCAAGGAGGAATTCAGGAGAATAACTACCATTCCCCTGGAGCGAACCTTCATGCACAAACTGGACGAACACACACCAAAACGTATTACCCAGATGAAAGCCAAGGGAGGTGCCGTGGGGATCAAGATGAGGCCGCTCCTGGACAGACTGAGTCAGGTGTGCTTGTTTTGCTTGTTCATACAGTATGTTTTACAGGGAGCTGGACCTACTTTTTTTCTCACTCAcagacacatacagtatacacatacaggACAAGCCTCACACTTTGTAGATTCCATGCCCTTGCACGCTCTGGGTCCATGCACTTAAAACACGAGCAAATATATGCACTTGTGTTTTCACTTGACAGTTCATTGTGTATGTATAATGGTTATGTTCATGTTCTTAATCTGTTCACAGAAACAGAGCATTCTGATGAGGCGTGAAACCATTATCCGCAGCCTTATACTGTACCTTGGCGAGAAGGAAGAGGAACTTTTTGAAGACTGCTTGGTATACattattttaatcatttaaaaatattttttaatgacgCAGGTTAGTTTAATGTTAAAGTTAAGAGGAAAGCAGACAAAGGAACATATATTCTTGTGTTCATTCTTCCCTGATAATGAAGTCACTTTCAATGATTCATGCAGTTCTATTATTTGTTTCTCAATAACATTCTTCTtttttgttgtatattgtatGCAGGAGGACAGCCGGAGTGATGTCAGTAACCATATCCTCAAAATACTCGTCGTCCACGGTACTGATGAGGATCCAGTCGATGTCTCCATCCTTACTAGTGGGTTGCCTGTcataaatgtttttcattttttgtcaAATAAGGTATCTGTAAATGACAGTAAAGATTGTATTCTTCAACAAGAATGGTTAGACACCTTAAGCTGTTTATTTTTAGTTGATTCTGTTGATtttatttcatgaatgttttaatTGCATACTTAAAAGTGCACTAGTCAGAGGACTGGTTTAAATGTGGAAATTGCACTTTTTCAGTGTGTAGGTTTGTAAGATTTTAATTGCATATTTGAGAAGTGACTATGTTACCAGATTTATGTTGGATTAGGTGTATAATGTGTAATACTGTGTatttgttgtttaccagtcatacCAACCTTtggatattttctttaaaaaatatactattactactatttacTTTGAATACCATTTGCTGGAGATACATCTTTAATTTACTGTTTGTACAAATTCTAATGCAGTACAATATAATGCACTTTTACTATTAACGCAGTACTTGTACAATACATTCTGTTTTTCCCCCCATTTAAATAGGGGTATACATAATCCATACACCACTGCTCAAAGTTTAAGAGGCGGTTTCTGTCCTGACCCTCTCCCAGAAGTTGTTGTTGAGTATTATATTTCTGCAATGAATGTAGAAACTCTGTTT
It encodes the following:
- the LOC133654370 gene encoding uncharacterized protein LOC133654370 — translated: MHDDACAQHNSLWPTGSAQTSQSTARCSARKSFHRVPFGGASGLCGQLELRARERRSRRNSSGRKSRPLVIKEEFRRITTIPLERTFMHKLDEHTPKRITQMKAKGGAVGIKMRPLLDRLSQKQSILMRRETIIRSLILYLGEKEEELFEDCLEDSRSDVSNHILKILVVHGTDEDPVDVSILTSGLPVINVFHFLSNKVSVNDSKDCILQQEWLDTLSCLFLVDSVDFIS